The window aaaattaaatgtgtacaaaataacaaaaaaaaatagtcatttaAAAGAGACTTtctaaataagataaaaaaaaaaagagaagaggtattaatctaaataaaaaaaataattaaaaaaaaagctaggtgTTGTTGGGCTTGGTCTATTTTGTTATGGCCTACGTGCCTATTTTGCATATGATgttcatcatgtttttttttttaattgtttgtatTACTCATTTTCTAGCAACCAGAGGAGCTGAAAAATAGGCCTATGGTTTTTTCGATcctataattgaatttttaaattattgtttaccCAAAACACTTATAAAACATAATAAGTAACTTTATAAACTCATTCTTGgagtaaaaaaaacccataaaactgTTCTAAACCTgaaatcaacttaaaataaaaaatcttaccaagatcatatttgtttttttttggaaattttaaggtaaaaaaactcttaatgtAAACTTTGctcattaagaaaaacaatttaacacCAATTTCAACTGTTTTATGGTTGTAATTGGAGCTAACATAAATTCTTTCTCTTTAGCATTGAATTTCGATGATTTTCTCTTATCTCTCTAACAAGggccaagaaataaaaaaaacaaaagttttgaaccaacattaattttttcctttaattttagaAAGCAAAGGGAACCAacatctataatttataaattacagagattaaaataaatatttttccctAACGTTTTCCAATATAGCCTGATAAAAAGTTTGTTTCATTCAGGATTTTGATTTACCAGTTATGTGTTTTCAGTTATGATGAAGCCAGTGACTGGAACATGACAAGATCTGAAGTCAGCAAAATCTCAATCGTGGTACTTTTGGCCAGATGTGTATGCatcttttaaagatttttgATTGATGAGAATGACCTAGGCATGTAGCTTCAGTTCTGTCTCTGCAAATTTTCAGCACCTTATTTGTTTTCTCCACTTCTTTATGCTTGTTGCACTATGCATTTGTTCCTGCAGGTGAACGTCCGCTGCCAACAAGAAGCCTTGAAGAAACAACCTACGTCCTTCAAGAACTGGATCGTCTGACAATCCACTCGGAAACAGCATCTGTGCTCCCTTGAAATAAATTCTTTCATCCTCTTAAATTAATGTTGCCTATCAAGATTAATTTTACGagacttgaaatttattttggcATTAGCGATGCTAATCACAATTGAAAATCATGACCTAATTTACACGAGGATCTGCACTCTTCGAGGGGTGCTAAATCCTCGTCTGCAAAAGAATTAAGAGAGTTCCAAGATTCAAGAGATCAATGTGACACCATTTTGCTATGGCATTTAGTCTCTTTCGCCACTGATCATTTTAAGACAGAACGCTGATCATTCAGTAATGCTGCTCATAtcgttttgatgatgatttagtGCTCCTCAATTCATATAATGTCTCGAAAAGACAGAAGGACATGGGAGATAACGAGAACAGAGAGAGGGAGAACTTATTAATCCGTTCCTTTCTTTATCCCAGACGCAATCATGCAGAACCATGCAGTGCAGAAGGTAACAAAACTTGACTATCAAGTAATTTATTTCATAGCCTATCAGAAATAACAGGCACGCATGAttataccaaaaaataaatctctagCTACTTAagattctttcttatttttagtgttattCTGCTGGTTGAGCCTTGCAGCAGCAGCCACAGAAGCAGCCACACCAGCAGGGTGTGTAGTCAAGAATGGATCGTTCCTCATTTCTGCTCCTGTCACCCCTTCAGCATCTTTTCTCGTCGCCGGCTTATCTGCTGGTAACTTTGAAGTTGCATCCTGCAAcaaattttatgttattgggGCTCCCTTAATCACACTAAGCTAATTGTCATTTGTTTTTGCACTTACTGCAAGAACATCTGACAGTTTTGTCTTGTCCTCGTCCTTCGTCATTCTTGCATTGATGGTTGCTGCTGACTGGGCCGCGGCTGCAACTCCACCAGGAGTAATGGTTGTCAGGCCAGTGGCTCTTACTTCAGCTGCTTGAATTGCTGCTGCATCACTCCATTCAACAGGCTTCTGCCCACATGATAGGGCAGTGGCTTCAAGTGCTTCACCAATTGTGATCCCAGCATCAACCTGTTGGAATAAGGGTGGTGGTGACTGCACTAATGGAGCCCTTTGATCAAAGTCCCTAACAatctgttaattatatatatataaaaaataatattaataaatcactGATAATTAATATATCAGCACTGACTGAATTTCATTCTTGAAATTATAGAAACTATGGgcaaaatgaaatcaaaattacGAAATATCCTCTGTGTTTTATACAAATACAAGgaagataaaaaagagaaagcaaCCAACCTGACCACCAATTGCTTCTGTTATTATACGCCTCCCAGGCATCTCAGTCTCAGTGACACTCACTCCCTGATAATTAGCAACATCATTGACATCACTGTGACCAACAAACCCAGCTCTCTCATTTCTCATAGCAGCAGATTGCATCATTGAGGCAGCACAACCTCTCTGAATCTGCCCCATCAATGCATTCTCTGCTGTCTGCATCATTGCAGCATCTCTTGGAGCCACTGGCTTCTTAGCAAGCTCACCTTCCACAGAAAACACATCTCCATACTTGATGGGTTCTTGAGGCCTTTGTTGCTGTCGTTGGCTCATTTTCTATATGATTGATTGGTACTTCGTGTTGAAGGTTTGTAATAATTAAGGtttcttcctttccttgtttcttGTTCATTCAGGCAATTGTAATGAAGGGCCATGCTATACGTTCTTGAGAGCAAGCAAGATTTGGACACGTTTTAGTTAATTATGAAGTGAAACGTGGAGAGATTTGGAGAGACATCTTCATGTTACAGAAACACTTGGCTGATCTTGAGATGATTTGCTAAATCCCATGTGCTTGTTCTGGACAGAAATTCATGGAGGTGACAAGAGACACATGGCATTTACGTGCAAAGATGATGACTCGGTCCAGTAGATCATCGGGAAATATTCTAGGCTACCATGGTGGTGCTTGGTTAAACAATTAGATCATCGGGAAATAATAACTGTATTTTTGAAGTGTAATTTGATGATAAATGGTAAAGTACTAGAAATCCGAGTAGTTTAGCGACAGAGTTTCGGATTgtataattgattaattaatagaatttcatctattcttttgattgataacttatacttgagggcctagctgctgtggtcaaccgtgtgacttgttccgcccccgtcccgggttcgaccctctatgtgcacgcctgtcacccccgcggtgcctaacctgcccctgggcttgcaggatgtccagtgggccgtggggaatagtcgtggtgcgcgcaagctggcccggacaccccacgtaaatcaaaaaaaaaaaaaaaaaaaaaataacttatactTAATACATAATAGATTAAGGTGTCTTGTatctaatatttataaaaaactcttttaatAAAGGTAAGGATTTTCTGatacttaaataattatttttttaaagaaaaaaatacaataatattctagagagaagctctaaatatatatatacagtaaaaaataaaaattataaacttttgtTCTAAATATCTTATGCCATAAGTCTTGTCTTTTATGGAGAAAGTGACTggtatataattttatctttgtgaTATTTTAAGTTGTATTATAAATTGTAATCCACTCATTTTATCCATAAAAAAGATAGAGACATGGCGGGTTATGAAAAACTTTAATATACCTAGTGGTTATGACGGAGTGCGGGCTTGTTTGTTTAATTAAGTCTAATTATTGAGAAATAGATTCTCTaagattttatgtaaaaatctaTAGAATTGATGATGATAAATTCATGTATTATGTTTGAATTCGTGGGTGTAGCGAATTCGGTCATGCTCGAGCTGTGACGAAAAAAATTCTTGAGCTCGACACTTTCAGGAAACACTCGTCAGGCCTACCTCATTGGCTTGGC is drawn from Populus nigra chromosome 5, ddPopNigr1.1, whole genome shotgun sequence and contains these coding sequences:
- the LOC133694872 gene encoding late embryogenesis abundant protein D-34-like, giving the protein MSQRQQQRPQEPIKYGDVFSVEGELAKKPVAPRDAAMMQTAENALMGQIQRGCAASMMQSAAMRNERAGFVGHSDVNDVANYQGVSVTETEMPGRRIITEAIGGQSPPPLFQQVDAGITIGEALEATALSCGQKPVEWSDAAAIQAAEVRATGLTTITPGGVAAAAQSAATINARMTKDEDKTKLSDVLADATSKLPADKPATRKDAEGVTGAEMRNDPFLTTHPAGVAASVAAAARLNQQNNTKNKKES